From Camelina sativa cultivar DH55 chromosome 7, Cs, whole genome shotgun sequence, one genomic window encodes:
- the LOC104701501 gene encoding myb family transcription factor EFM-like: MMVEMDYAKKMQKCHEYVEALEQEQKKIQVFQRELPFCLELVTQAIEACRKELSGTTISEQQCSEQTTSVCGGPVFEEFIPIKKRSLSQEDEEDEEEDEHESSPELEQTNKKSDWLRSVQLWNPSPDLNPKEERVVKRAKVVEVKPKSGAFQPFQKEKKRVLETDLQPAAVKVASSAPATTTSSTTETGGAKSDLDKVGEEQIQMTQQHQTQTHRKQRRCWSPELHRRFLNALQQLGGSHVATPKQIRDHMKVDGLTNDEVKSHLQKYRLHTRRPATTVAAQSNGNPQQPQFVVVGGIWVPSPQDFHPPSDAANNGGGVYAPVAVAAQSPKRSVERSCNSPGASSSTNTATTPVS; the protein is encoded by the exons ATGATGGTGGAGATGGATTACGCTAAGAAAATGCAGAAATGTCATGAATACGTTGAAGCACTTGAACAAGAACAGAAAAAAATCCAAGTCTTTCAACGCGAGCTTCCTTTCTGTTTAGAACTCGTTACTCAAG CGATCGAAGCTTGTCGGAAGGAGTTATCTGGTACGACAATATCAGAACAACAGTGTTCTGAACAGACGACAAGTGtttgtggtggtcctgtttTCGAAGAGTTCATTCCAATCAAGAAGCGTTCCTTGTctcaagaagatgaagaagatgaagaagaagatgaacatgaaTCTTCTCCAGAACTTGAACAGACTAATAAGAAATCTGATTGGCTTAGATCTGTTCAGTTATGGAATCCATCACCGGATCTTAACCCTAAAGag GAGCGTGTAGTTAAGAGAGCGAAAGTGGTGGAGGTGAAACCAAAAAGCGGTGCGTTTCAACCgtttcaaaaggagaaaaaacgCGTTTTGGAAACTGATTTGCAACCTGCGGCGGTGAAAGTTGCCAGTTCTGCGCCGGCGACGACTACTAGCTCCACCACGGAAACTGGTGGTGCTAAAAGTGATTTGGATAAAGTTGGAGAGGAGCAGATACAGATGACACAGCAGCACCAAACTCAAACGCATAGAAAACAAAGACGATGCTGGTCGCCGGAGTTACACCGACGATTCCTAAACGCACTTCAACAGCTCGGAGGATCTCATG TTGCTACTCCTAAACAGATTAGAGATCATATGAAAGTTGATGGATTAACAAATGACGAAGTGAAAAGCCATTTACAG AAATATAGACTTCATACAAGAAGGCCAGCGACAACGGTAGCGGCACAGAGTAATGGTAACCCGCAACAGCCACAATTCGTGGTGGTTGGAGGCATTTGGGTGCCGTCGCCACAAGATTTTCATCCACCGTCAGATGCAGCCAACAACGGTGGTGGTGTATATGCTCCAGTTGCTGTGGCGGCGCAATCTCCAAAACGTTCCGTGGAGAGAAGCTGTAACTCGCCGGGAGCATCTTCCTCTACAAATACAGCCACAACTCCTGTGTCATAG